In Oncorhynchus gorbuscha isolate QuinsamMale2020 ecotype Even-year linkage group LG02, OgorEven_v1.0, whole genome shotgun sequence, a single genomic region encodes these proteins:
- the prmt7 gene encoding protein arginine N-methyltransferase 7 isoform X4: protein MKTFCGRANPATGALDWVEESEEYDYHQEIARSCYADMLHDHDRNEKYYQGIRVAVSRVKARGEEVIVLDIGTGTGLLSMMAVTAGADYCYAVEVFKPMADAAFRIVKKNGFSDKIKIINKHSTEVTVGLDGDMQTRANVLVTELFDTELIGEGALPSYEHAHLNLVQAGCEAVPHRATVYAQLVESEQLWSWAQLQPMEVDGRKLLPPPAVSHCAGAHSVCDIQLSQVPPHRFTPLGPLCTMFSVDFSKPVSSAPQSHSSSFPAQSSGRAQVVLSWWDIDMDPSGSIVCSMAPSWTYPDPQSAPWRDHWMQSVYFLPVERRVAEGEELSLTVSHDDYSLWYSLQPDGQQGMSSEAPPCRPCCVCQAHLVWTRTRFGELNDRQRTQSYVRALRSVIKPDSVCVGVSDGSLLPIFAHMLGAKKVISLENSGMLKQVIEQVLNANSMRGVQILGIRPDQLSSTDLAGEQISVLIGEPYFSTSLLPWHSLYFWYCRTALVRLLTPNATILPCSATLCMVAVEFQDLWRIRAPCGTCEGFDVGPMDEMVQSLDFRESHEAEPQPLWEYPCRALTQPRAVMTFDFLQCVPEQPIRCQGSLPFTRRGRCHGVALWMEYQLNDDIKVSMGLTRPVSEEGACEWSLHRKQGVYFFRSPWESSGDGRASVSYSFTFEPSIGDIKMDFTVASQ, encoded by the exons atgaAGACTTTCTGCGGACGTGCCAACCCGGCCACAGGCGCGTTGGATTGGGTCGAGGAGAGTGAGGAGTATGACTATCATCAAGAGATTGCCAG GTCCTGCTATGCTGATATGCTGCACGATCACGATAGG AATGAGAAATACTACCAGGGCATCAGGGTTGCTGTGAGCAGAGTGAAGGCACGGGGTGAGGAAGTCATCGTTCTGGACATTGGCACTGGAACAGGACTGCTGTCCATGATGGCTGTCACAGCTGGGGCTGACTACTGCTACGCTGTAGAG GTTTTCAAGCCCATGGCAGACGCTGCTTTCAGAATAGTGAAGAAAAATGGCTTCTCAGACAAGATCAAGATCATCAATAAACACTCTACAGAAGTGACAGTTGGACTAG ATGGAGACATGCAGACTCGAGCCAATGTCCTCGTCACAGAGCTGTTTGACACTGAACTGATTGGAGAGGGAGCCTTACCCAGCTATGAACATGCTCATCTCAACTTGGTCCAg GCGGGCTGTGAGGCTGTGCCCCACCGTGCCACAGTGTATGCCCAGCTAGTGGAGTCAGAGCAGTTGTGGAGTTGGGCACAGTTACAACCCATGGAGGTGGATGGTCGCAAACTGCTGCCTCCTCCCGCTGTAAGCCACTGTGCTGGAGCCCACTCGGTCTGTGACATCCAGCTCAGTCAGGTGCCCCCTCACCGCTTCACACCACTAGGGCCTCTCTGCACCATGTTCAG tGTGGACTTCAGTAAGCCAGTGAGCAGTGCCCCTCAGTCCCACTCCTCCAGCTTCCCAGCTCAGTCCAGTGGCCGGGCTCAAGTGGTCCTCTCCTGGTGGGACATAGACATGGACCCCAGCGGCTCCATCGTGTGTTCCATGGCTCCCAGCTGGACCTACCCAGACCCTCAGTCCGCTCCT TGGCGGGATCACTGGATGCAGAGTGTCTACTTCCTTCCTGTGGAGAggagggtggcagagggagaGGAACTTAGCCTTACTGTTTCCCATGATGACTACAGCCTGTGGTACAGCCTACAGCCAGACGG TCAACAGGGCATGTCGAGTGAGGCACCACCTTGCCGGCCATGTTGCGTCTGTCAGGCTCACCTGGTGTGGACACGCACGCGCTTCGGGGAGCTCAACGACCGCCAGCGCACACAGAGCTACGTCAGAGCTCTACGCAGT GTTATAAAACCAGACAGCGTGTGCGTAGGCGTCAGTGATGGGAGTCTGTTACCCATCTTCGCTCACATGCTTGGAGCTAAGAAG GTGATCAGTTTGGAAAACTCTGGAATGTTGAAGCAGGTCATTGAACAA GTGCTGAATGCCAACTCCATGAGAGGAGTTCAGATTCTGGGGATTCGTCCTgaccagctgtccagtactgacCTGGCGGGGGAACAG ATATCAGTGTTGATAGGTGAGCCCTACTTCAGCACCAGTCTTCTGCCCTGGCACTCCCTGTACTTCTGGTACTGCCGTACTGCCCTGGTCCGTCTGCTGACACCCAATGCCACCATCTTGCCTTGCTCTGCCACTCTGTGCATGGTCGCTGTGGAATTTCAG GATCTGTGGAGGATAAGAGCTCCTTGTGGTACATGTGAAGGCTTTGATGTTGGACCTATGGATGAGATGGTTCAG TCTCTGGATTTCCGTGAGTCCCATGAGGCCGAGCCACAGCCCCTATGGGAGTACCCGTGTCGGGCCCTGACCCAGCCCAGAGCTGTCATGACCTTTGACTTCCTACAGTGTGTTCCTGAACAGCCAATCAGATGTCAGGGATCACTACCATTTACGAG GAGGGGACGTTGCCATGGTGTGGCCCTGTGGATGGAGTACCAACTGAATGATGACATCAAAGTTAGCATGGGCCTGACGAGACCAGTCAGTGAAGAG GGTGCCTGTGAATGGAGTCTCCATCGGAAACAAGGCGTGTACTTCTTCAGGTCCCCATGGGAGAGCTCAGGGGATGGAAGGGCCTCAGTGTCATATAGTTTCACCTTTGAACCCAGCATTGGGGATATCAAAATGGACTTCACAGTTGCCTCACAATGA
- the prmt7 gene encoding protein arginine N-methyltransferase 7 isoform X1, whose translation MKTFCGRANPATGALDWVEESEEYDYHQEIARSCYADMLHDHDRNEKYYQGIRVAVSRVKARGEEVIVLDIGTGTGLLSMMAVTAGADYCYAVEVFKPMADAAFRIVKKNGFSDKIKIINKHSTEVTVGLDGDMQTRANVLVTELFDTELIGEGALPSYEHAHLNLVQAGCEAVPHRATVYAQLVESEQLWSWAQLQPMEVDGRKLLPPPAVSHCAGAHSVCDIQLSQVPPHRFTPLGPLCTMFSVDFSKPVSSAPQSHSSSFPAQSSGRAQVVLSWWDIDMDPSGSIVCSMAPSWTYPDPQSAPWRDHWMQSVYFLPVERRVAEGEELSLTVSHDDYSLWYSLQPDGQQGMSSEAPPCRPCCVCQAHLVWTRTRFGELNDRQRTQSYVRALRSVIKPDSVCVGVSDGSLLPIFAHMLGAKKVISLENSGMLKQVIEQVLNANSMRGVQILGIRPDQLSSTDLAGEQISVLIGEPYFSTSLLPWHSLYFWYCRTALVRLLTPNATILPCSATLCMVAVEFQVRDIGICSKMKSKLLNLCLSHSFNLCQDLWRIRAPCGTCEGFDVGPMDEMVQQSLDFRESHEAEPQPLWEYPCRALTQPRAVMTFDFLQCVPEQPIRCQGSLPFTRRGRCHGVALWMEYQLNDDIKVSMGLTRPVSEEGACEWSLHRKQGVYFFRSPWESSGDGRASVSYSFTFEPSIGDIKMDFTVASQ comes from the exons atgaAGACTTTCTGCGGACGTGCCAACCCGGCCACAGGCGCGTTGGATTGGGTCGAGGAGAGTGAGGAGTATGACTATCATCAAGAGATTGCCAG GTCCTGCTATGCTGATATGCTGCACGATCACGATAGG AATGAGAAATACTACCAGGGCATCAGGGTTGCTGTGAGCAGAGTGAAGGCACGGGGTGAGGAAGTCATCGTTCTGGACATTGGCACTGGAACAGGACTGCTGTCCATGATGGCTGTCACAGCTGGGGCTGACTACTGCTACGCTGTAGAG GTTTTCAAGCCCATGGCAGACGCTGCTTTCAGAATAGTGAAGAAAAATGGCTTCTCAGACAAGATCAAGATCATCAATAAACACTCTACAGAAGTGACAGTTGGACTAG ATGGAGACATGCAGACTCGAGCCAATGTCCTCGTCACAGAGCTGTTTGACACTGAACTGATTGGAGAGGGAGCCTTACCCAGCTATGAACATGCTCATCTCAACTTGGTCCAg GCGGGCTGTGAGGCTGTGCCCCACCGTGCCACAGTGTATGCCCAGCTAGTGGAGTCAGAGCAGTTGTGGAGTTGGGCACAGTTACAACCCATGGAGGTGGATGGTCGCAAACTGCTGCCTCCTCCCGCTGTAAGCCACTGTGCTGGAGCCCACTCGGTCTGTGACATCCAGCTCAGTCAGGTGCCCCCTCACCGCTTCACACCACTAGGGCCTCTCTGCACCATGTTCAG tGTGGACTTCAGTAAGCCAGTGAGCAGTGCCCCTCAGTCCCACTCCTCCAGCTTCCCAGCTCAGTCCAGTGGCCGGGCTCAAGTGGTCCTCTCCTGGTGGGACATAGACATGGACCCCAGCGGCTCCATCGTGTGTTCCATGGCTCCCAGCTGGACCTACCCAGACCCTCAGTCCGCTCCT TGGCGGGATCACTGGATGCAGAGTGTCTACTTCCTTCCTGTGGAGAggagggtggcagagggagaGGAACTTAGCCTTACTGTTTCCCATGATGACTACAGCCTGTGGTACAGCCTACAGCCAGACGG TCAACAGGGCATGTCGAGTGAGGCACCACCTTGCCGGCCATGTTGCGTCTGTCAGGCTCACCTGGTGTGGACACGCACGCGCTTCGGGGAGCTCAACGACCGCCAGCGCACACAGAGCTACGTCAGAGCTCTACGCAGT GTTATAAAACCAGACAGCGTGTGCGTAGGCGTCAGTGATGGGAGTCTGTTACCCATCTTCGCTCACATGCTTGGAGCTAAGAAG GTGATCAGTTTGGAAAACTCTGGAATGTTGAAGCAGGTCATTGAACAA GTGCTGAATGCCAACTCCATGAGAGGAGTTCAGATTCTGGGGATTCGTCCTgaccagctgtccagtactgacCTGGCGGGGGAACAG ATATCAGTGTTGATAGGTGAGCCCTACTTCAGCACCAGTCTTCTGCCCTGGCACTCCCTGTACTTCTGGTACTGCCGTACTGCCCTGGTCCGTCTGCTGACACCCAATGCCACCATCTTGCCTTGCTCTGCCACTCTGTGCATGGTCGCTGTGGAATTTCAGGTAAGAGATATTGGCATCTGTAGTAAAATGAAAAGTAAACTTTTGAACTTGTGCCTCTCTCATTCATTCAACCTCTGTCAGGATCTGTGGAGGATAAGAGCTCCTTGTGGTACATGTGAAGGCTTTGATGTTGGACCTATGGATGAGATGGTTCAG CAGTCTCTGGATTTCCGTGAGTCCCATGAGGCCGAGCCACAGCCCCTATGGGAGTACCCGTGTCGGGCCCTGACCCAGCCCAGAGCTGTCATGACCTTTGACTTCCTACAGTGTGTTCCTGAACAGCCAATCAGATGTCAGGGATCACTACCATTTACGAG GAGGGGACGTTGCCATGGTGTGGCCCTGTGGATGGAGTACCAACTGAATGATGACATCAAAGTTAGCATGGGCCTGACGAGACCAGTCAGTGAAGAG GGTGCCTGTGAATGGAGTCTCCATCGGAAACAAGGCGTGTACTTCTTCAGGTCCCCATGGGAGAGCTCAGGGGATGGAAGGGCCTCAGTGTCATATAGTTTCACCTTTGAACCCAGCATTGGGGATATCAAAATGGACTTCACAGTTGCCTCACAATGA
- the prmt7 gene encoding protein arginine N-methyltransferase 7 isoform X3: protein MKTFCGRANPATGALDWVEESEEYDYHQEIARSCYADMLHDHDRNEKYYQGIRVAVSRVKARGEEVIVLDIGTGTGLLSMMAVTAGADYCYAVEVFKPMADAAFRIVKKNGFSDKIKIINKHSTEVTVGLDGDMQTRANVLVTELFDTELIGEGALPSYEHAHLNLVQAGCEAVPHRATVYAQLVESEQLWSWAQLQPMEVDGRKLLPPPAVSHCAGAHSVCDIQLSQVPPHRFTPLGPLCTMFSVDFSKPVSSAPQSHSSSFPAQSSGRAQVVLSWWDIDMDPSGSIVCSMAPSWTYPDPQSAPWRDHWMQSVYFLPVERRVAEGEELSLTVSHDDYSLWYSLQPDGQQGMSSEAPPCRPCCVCQAHLVWTRTRFGELNDRQRTQSYVRALRSVIKPDSVCVGVSDGSLLPIFAHMLGAKKVISLENSGMLKQVIEQVLNANSMRGVQILGIRPDQLSSTDLAGEQISVLIGEPYFSTSLLPWHSLYFWYCRTALVRLLTPNATILPCSATLCMVAVEFQDLWRIRAPCGTCEGFDVGPMDEMVQQSLDFRESHEAEPQPLWEYPCRALTQPRAVMTFDFLQCVPEQPIRCQGSLPFTRRGRCHGVALWMEYQLNDDIKVSMGLTRPVSEEGACEWSLHRKQGVYFFRSPWESSGDGRASVSYSFTFEPSIGDIKMDFTVASQ, encoded by the exons atgaAGACTTTCTGCGGACGTGCCAACCCGGCCACAGGCGCGTTGGATTGGGTCGAGGAGAGTGAGGAGTATGACTATCATCAAGAGATTGCCAG GTCCTGCTATGCTGATATGCTGCACGATCACGATAGG AATGAGAAATACTACCAGGGCATCAGGGTTGCTGTGAGCAGAGTGAAGGCACGGGGTGAGGAAGTCATCGTTCTGGACATTGGCACTGGAACAGGACTGCTGTCCATGATGGCTGTCACAGCTGGGGCTGACTACTGCTACGCTGTAGAG GTTTTCAAGCCCATGGCAGACGCTGCTTTCAGAATAGTGAAGAAAAATGGCTTCTCAGACAAGATCAAGATCATCAATAAACACTCTACAGAAGTGACAGTTGGACTAG ATGGAGACATGCAGACTCGAGCCAATGTCCTCGTCACAGAGCTGTTTGACACTGAACTGATTGGAGAGGGAGCCTTACCCAGCTATGAACATGCTCATCTCAACTTGGTCCAg GCGGGCTGTGAGGCTGTGCCCCACCGTGCCACAGTGTATGCCCAGCTAGTGGAGTCAGAGCAGTTGTGGAGTTGGGCACAGTTACAACCCATGGAGGTGGATGGTCGCAAACTGCTGCCTCCTCCCGCTGTAAGCCACTGTGCTGGAGCCCACTCGGTCTGTGACATCCAGCTCAGTCAGGTGCCCCCTCACCGCTTCACACCACTAGGGCCTCTCTGCACCATGTTCAG tGTGGACTTCAGTAAGCCAGTGAGCAGTGCCCCTCAGTCCCACTCCTCCAGCTTCCCAGCTCAGTCCAGTGGCCGGGCTCAAGTGGTCCTCTCCTGGTGGGACATAGACATGGACCCCAGCGGCTCCATCGTGTGTTCCATGGCTCCCAGCTGGACCTACCCAGACCCTCAGTCCGCTCCT TGGCGGGATCACTGGATGCAGAGTGTCTACTTCCTTCCTGTGGAGAggagggtggcagagggagaGGAACTTAGCCTTACTGTTTCCCATGATGACTACAGCCTGTGGTACAGCCTACAGCCAGACGG TCAACAGGGCATGTCGAGTGAGGCACCACCTTGCCGGCCATGTTGCGTCTGTCAGGCTCACCTGGTGTGGACACGCACGCGCTTCGGGGAGCTCAACGACCGCCAGCGCACACAGAGCTACGTCAGAGCTCTACGCAGT GTTATAAAACCAGACAGCGTGTGCGTAGGCGTCAGTGATGGGAGTCTGTTACCCATCTTCGCTCACATGCTTGGAGCTAAGAAG GTGATCAGTTTGGAAAACTCTGGAATGTTGAAGCAGGTCATTGAACAA GTGCTGAATGCCAACTCCATGAGAGGAGTTCAGATTCTGGGGATTCGTCCTgaccagctgtccagtactgacCTGGCGGGGGAACAG ATATCAGTGTTGATAGGTGAGCCCTACTTCAGCACCAGTCTTCTGCCCTGGCACTCCCTGTACTTCTGGTACTGCCGTACTGCCCTGGTCCGTCTGCTGACACCCAATGCCACCATCTTGCCTTGCTCTGCCACTCTGTGCATGGTCGCTGTGGAATTTCAG GATCTGTGGAGGATAAGAGCTCCTTGTGGTACATGTGAAGGCTTTGATGTTGGACCTATGGATGAGATGGTTCAG CAGTCTCTGGATTTCCGTGAGTCCCATGAGGCCGAGCCACAGCCCCTATGGGAGTACCCGTGTCGGGCCCTGACCCAGCCCAGAGCTGTCATGACCTTTGACTTCCTACAGTGTGTTCCTGAACAGCCAATCAGATGTCAGGGATCACTACCATTTACGAG GAGGGGACGTTGCCATGGTGTGGCCCTGTGGATGGAGTACCAACTGAATGATGACATCAAAGTTAGCATGGGCCTGACGAGACCAGTCAGTGAAGAG GGTGCCTGTGAATGGAGTCTCCATCGGAAACAAGGCGTGTACTTCTTCAGGTCCCCATGGGAGAGCTCAGGGGATGGAAGGGCCTCAGTGTCATATAGTTTCACCTTTGAACCCAGCATTGGGGATATCAAAATGGACTTCACAGTTGCCTCACAATGA
- the prmt7 gene encoding protein arginine N-methyltransferase 7 isoform X2, translating into MKTFCGRANPATGALDWVEESEEYDYHQEIARSCYADMLHDHDRNEKYYQGIRVAVSRVKARGEEVIVLDIGTGTGLLSMMAVTAGADYCYAVEVFKPMADAAFRIVKKNGFSDKIKIINKHSTEVTVGLDGDMQTRANVLVTELFDTELIGEGALPSYEHAHLNLVQAGCEAVPHRATVYAQLVESEQLWSWAQLQPMEVDGRKLLPPPAVSHCAGAHSVCDIQLSQVPPHRFTPLGPLCTMFSVDFSKPVSSAPQSHSSSFPAQSSGRAQVVLSWWDIDMDPSGSIVCSMAPSWTYPDPQSAPWRDHWMQSVYFLPVERRVAEGEELSLTVSHDDYSLWYSLQPDGQQGMSSEAPPCRPCCVCQAHLVWTRTRFGELNDRQRTQSYVRALRSVIKPDSVCVGVSDGSLLPIFAHMLGAKKVISLENSGMLKQVIEQVLNANSMRGVQILGIRPDQLSSTDLAGEQISVLIGEPYFSTSLLPWHSLYFWYCRTALVRLLTPNATILPCSATLCMVAVEFQVRDIGICSKMKSKLLNLCLSHSFNLCQDLWRIRAPCGTCEGFDVGPMDEMVQSLDFRESHEAEPQPLWEYPCRALTQPRAVMTFDFLQCVPEQPIRCQGSLPFTRRGRCHGVALWMEYQLNDDIKVSMGLTRPVSEEGACEWSLHRKQGVYFFRSPWESSGDGRASVSYSFTFEPSIGDIKMDFTVASQ; encoded by the exons atgaAGACTTTCTGCGGACGTGCCAACCCGGCCACAGGCGCGTTGGATTGGGTCGAGGAGAGTGAGGAGTATGACTATCATCAAGAGATTGCCAG GTCCTGCTATGCTGATATGCTGCACGATCACGATAGG AATGAGAAATACTACCAGGGCATCAGGGTTGCTGTGAGCAGAGTGAAGGCACGGGGTGAGGAAGTCATCGTTCTGGACATTGGCACTGGAACAGGACTGCTGTCCATGATGGCTGTCACAGCTGGGGCTGACTACTGCTACGCTGTAGAG GTTTTCAAGCCCATGGCAGACGCTGCTTTCAGAATAGTGAAGAAAAATGGCTTCTCAGACAAGATCAAGATCATCAATAAACACTCTACAGAAGTGACAGTTGGACTAG ATGGAGACATGCAGACTCGAGCCAATGTCCTCGTCACAGAGCTGTTTGACACTGAACTGATTGGAGAGGGAGCCTTACCCAGCTATGAACATGCTCATCTCAACTTGGTCCAg GCGGGCTGTGAGGCTGTGCCCCACCGTGCCACAGTGTATGCCCAGCTAGTGGAGTCAGAGCAGTTGTGGAGTTGGGCACAGTTACAACCCATGGAGGTGGATGGTCGCAAACTGCTGCCTCCTCCCGCTGTAAGCCACTGTGCTGGAGCCCACTCGGTCTGTGACATCCAGCTCAGTCAGGTGCCCCCTCACCGCTTCACACCACTAGGGCCTCTCTGCACCATGTTCAG tGTGGACTTCAGTAAGCCAGTGAGCAGTGCCCCTCAGTCCCACTCCTCCAGCTTCCCAGCTCAGTCCAGTGGCCGGGCTCAAGTGGTCCTCTCCTGGTGGGACATAGACATGGACCCCAGCGGCTCCATCGTGTGTTCCATGGCTCCCAGCTGGACCTACCCAGACCCTCAGTCCGCTCCT TGGCGGGATCACTGGATGCAGAGTGTCTACTTCCTTCCTGTGGAGAggagggtggcagagggagaGGAACTTAGCCTTACTGTTTCCCATGATGACTACAGCCTGTGGTACAGCCTACAGCCAGACGG TCAACAGGGCATGTCGAGTGAGGCACCACCTTGCCGGCCATGTTGCGTCTGTCAGGCTCACCTGGTGTGGACACGCACGCGCTTCGGGGAGCTCAACGACCGCCAGCGCACACAGAGCTACGTCAGAGCTCTACGCAGT GTTATAAAACCAGACAGCGTGTGCGTAGGCGTCAGTGATGGGAGTCTGTTACCCATCTTCGCTCACATGCTTGGAGCTAAGAAG GTGATCAGTTTGGAAAACTCTGGAATGTTGAAGCAGGTCATTGAACAA GTGCTGAATGCCAACTCCATGAGAGGAGTTCAGATTCTGGGGATTCGTCCTgaccagctgtccagtactgacCTGGCGGGGGAACAG ATATCAGTGTTGATAGGTGAGCCCTACTTCAGCACCAGTCTTCTGCCCTGGCACTCCCTGTACTTCTGGTACTGCCGTACTGCCCTGGTCCGTCTGCTGACACCCAATGCCACCATCTTGCCTTGCTCTGCCACTCTGTGCATGGTCGCTGTGGAATTTCAGGTAAGAGATATTGGCATCTGTAGTAAAATGAAAAGTAAACTTTTGAACTTGTGCCTCTCTCATTCATTCAACCTCTGTCAGGATCTGTGGAGGATAAGAGCTCCTTGTGGTACATGTGAAGGCTTTGATGTTGGACCTATGGATGAGATGGTTCAG TCTCTGGATTTCCGTGAGTCCCATGAGGCCGAGCCACAGCCCCTATGGGAGTACCCGTGTCGGGCCCTGACCCAGCCCAGAGCTGTCATGACCTTTGACTTCCTACAGTGTGTTCCTGAACAGCCAATCAGATGTCAGGGATCACTACCATTTACGAG GAGGGGACGTTGCCATGGTGTGGCCCTGTGGATGGAGTACCAACTGAATGATGACATCAAAGTTAGCATGGGCCTGACGAGACCAGTCAGTGAAGAG GGTGCCTGTGAATGGAGTCTCCATCGGAAACAAGGCGTGTACTTCTTCAGGTCCCCATGGGAGAGCTCAGGGGATGGAAGGGCCTCAGTGTCATATAGTTTCACCTTTGAACCCAGCATTGGGGATATCAAAATGGACTTCACAGTTGCCTCACAATGA